A window of Malania oleifera isolate guangnan ecotype guangnan chromosome 2, ASM2987363v1, whole genome shotgun sequence genomic DNA:
tgtacatgttcTGAATGGACTCACTAGTGTTCGTCCTAAATGTTTCATACTcattggtcaacatatcaatcctaatcttttacatctctagtaccctcatatgtgacctctaacttatcctataTCTCCTTAGCAaatgaacatgccataactctattaaattcattcacatcaagaccacaatacaaattattcatggcagtgacattcaaactaatagctttcatatcatcatcactaTATTCCTCTTCATTcgtaggaactctagttgtaccttcagttttcataggaacataatttctcCTAAAAACAACTCTTTACACCTTCCGGTCAGTATTTTGAAGGATGCGCATCCtatgtttccagaaggtgtaattaacaccattgaaaaccagaggtcatgtggaagagggtcccttagggaaaggggttacagtgctaTGAGCCATCTTAGATCTTCtacaaaataactattaagtctatgcaacCTAAGTCTAAtactaattgttagctttactgtaatcccaagaggggggggggggattggtATTTTAAAGTTTATCCACTAGGTCAATTAACTAACAGCAAtgttacacaagcctaaggtcaatctaatgcgtgtaaaataaatcaatatatacttTTAGTGGAAATTAAACTAtactagaaatttaaccaagcatgcacaataaagaagTAAAGAAGACAACACCAAAAATGTTTTTGAGGTTCGGCAaaccccgccttggctaacaagcacaaggattacactataagctcacttaacttagcgggtggagcgacacctaatacaatcaagtcaattagtacagggctgacctcaacctttacatacaatccttcccgggctggattaccgccctctcgggccacacctggaatacaacaatatttcatAATACAAActaggtacagtgattatgcttctcaatcaagcaaatatgtaggaaatgtaatcaatcaagcacacatcaacaatataggaaattgtaagctcagtgatgtgtttttatgcaagcaaacactcaacaatatataatcacaaatatgctcaagagtgttctaacaagctatttctttgaagcaagatataacaaatctcaataatagattagggtttcaaagatgctgatcaaatattcaaactaacttaaaatattttcctcgatgaaataagcacaaaagttgttcgaaaaatatagcttgtaaaatattttgcacaccaaaaatataaGCTTAATGAATCTTCAATCCAAATGCAAAGACGCACTAAGCTGTAGGAATTTTTCCCAACCCaagatttattgataaaatcaaagggaaaaattctttgctcaactctccaataaaaatcacaagcacaaagcaagtgagggtttctagctatttagaatgatgaataaaacactcacaatgtaagatttctcaatggaatgaaggtatttgagtgttatggatttTGTAGGAGAGAATGGAATTAAgaaattttcagaggatttctcACTATTCAATTTGCTAATTTCttactaatccttgcaaatgaagccctatacATAGAAGTAGGCTAAATTATGACTATTAGGGAGATAGAGGtctttattaaaattattttaaaaccgtTTAATGAAATTAACGTCGTTTAACCATCTTTaacctcaataaaaataaaacaactcgAATGTTTTCGGGTGGCCGATCCAagattcggtcgcctgaatagagACAATGAAGAAAGTCAGTTTTTGAAGTTCGGTCTCCTAAGCATGGGTTCGGTTTGCTAAACTAAGGCAATTCTCACACTGTTCGAGATTCGAGTGCCCAATCtagagttcggttaaccaaacttatgTGTTTGGTCGCcccaggccattttgaacgtgaagttcaggctgccgagttggtggggaAAGGTCAAagttatggttcggtcgcccgtggatgATGCAGTCATTTAAGTTCGGCtgcccaaaaccaagtcagcatTCTGACCGATCaatggtttggtcgcctgaaatgttttgaacactaagggtTAGGTCGTCGGACCTCTCACAAATTTGCCTATTAAGTCCTATCGAGTTTAATTGATTCCCATGATAATGCAAGTGATTAtgaggactattttgtgcatttgtgtagtgAACTAAGtgccttctaaggtctttgagctttacaatatcctacatgcatgacatggagagattattatagacctttttcctacaattactattatagacctgaatagaataataatataaattataacaaaagAGTATCTTCAAGGTCTTTagactttacttcatgtgccattaattgatttgttaatatatatatatctgcataTAAGCTAAATAGTcatcaaatacttaagtatttgttattatcaaaactgagtATGACTTATGAGGTCAACACATTGGCAAAATTGTCAATTTTTTTATTAGGGAGAATCgcaatgtattttttttttaaaaaaatatttgaaaaaaataaagaacttATCCTCAATTATCTAGTTGCACTTTTAAGAGTGGGATTACATAATTTTATGGATATTTGAACTGAAGTTATGCTATTTCATGTGTCAAtggccaaaaaagaaaaaaaaattgttttagaTTTCACTTGGCTACCTAACAAAAAATTGAAGAATTCGTGTAAGTGtcataaaaaatcaaattttaaaaaaggcccatgagatttttaaaatctttgaagtaaCTCATATCTTTTTCTCAAAACTTACAAGATATTAGTATCTTTTGCCCtatttttagagagaaagagagaggggtTTATCATGGCTATTTCACTCTAAACATTTTTCTTCCTACAACATTCCATGTTAGACGTGATAATGTCAAACATTTTTTTGTTGTACTTTGACTTGTGGCGATGGAGACAACAGAAAATGAAGgctttttgtttaattaattaatgcaaACATGTTATTCAACATCATGTGAAGCTATATATGAACACTTGATTAGCTTCATAAAGCCTTTAGGAAAGGAAACTTAATGATTTATTGAAAGACATTTTCAATCACGTAATAAaattgtagaattttttttttaattaaccaTCTTGCAATTCCTTCTAATCTCCCCACTTGTTCCTATAAGCGGACTAATATTGCTCATCTTTACCATGGCAGCGCCAAAGTCCCTAAAAAAAGCAACATTACTAGCACTGTAAGCCAAAACCTGCAGCCCAGTACTAGCGATAGATCCATTGCTAAAGAGCACTTGATCTGAGTGCAGCAGCCCCCGTCCAAGTAGAAGGTTTTGGTAGTACAAATTGTCAAATGGTTGGGCCGAGGTCTGGACATCAAGCGGAGCCAAGTTGTCATCACCATTGCCCTGGTTGGCTGGGCATGAGGCTTTACGAATTGCTGCAAAATTAGGATCGATGTTGGTTTCATTGTATATACGGTTTCGAAACAATACGCACCGAACTAGGCCGATCGTATGAGCTCCAGAGAGTGCGATCATGTCTCGAGTATTTAGGCCTTTGGCCTGAAACATGGAAATTAGGGTAGGGACGTCAGCGAACGGTGAGGGGAGATCGGTATTAGCTCCAGTCAAATTGGCGATTGTTGCATCTCTCCGGCCAAGTTGCACTGTCCATGAAGGTCCGCCCAACTATGAGAAAACAGACTTTGCACTTATTAATTTGTTATAGTCACGAAACAGTGGACATCTAATAGTGTTTCTTATTAGagtcttttctctcttttctaaGAAGCATCCATAGAAAGAATATATGATGGTAAAATAATACAGAATCAAGGAAGAACATGCATGGGACATGGGACTCCGGCAAAGACAGAGATAGATAGTGTCTATTATTGGTAAAAGTTTAAAGCTAATGCATGTTTATACATGTTAGACATTGAATTAATTATTAAGCAAGGAAATTTTTACAATATCACGACAACTCAAACCTTTGAATTTTGAGTGATTTTGAAAAGGTTTGACTTGAATGAATAAATAATCATCAactaaaaattaccaaaaatctTAGGATCTGATTTGTTATCAAAAAATGCATTTTGAATGTACAATCTAATCTAATAATTTCTTGAAACGCCACCAtaataacaaaacaaaaaaaaaaaaaaaactaaaataagagACTAACGGCGACAACTCCATCACGGGCCGCAAGAGCTAGTATGTCAGCACAAGATACAGTAGCAGGACAAGCCTTCTCCACCTGAGCTTTGATGTCGTCAATAACTTCATAACCTCTCACTGAGTTCTTGTTTGGGAGTGCATTCTTTTCACCTGGAAGGGTAGCCGTGTCATCCAGCAGAATCGAACCATCACAACCCTACACGTATGTATATATACCACATGCACTTACATCAAATTAATGAAATTAAGACTGTCAATGCTATTaattttatacacacacacacacacacaccggGAGATTTAAAAAAAGAAGTTAATTGCAGTTTTAATTATTTAAGTAGATAGATATGCTGCATGGATGCATGGGATATTGATCATTGACTGGAGGCCTAGCTACACGTACGTTTACAAAGCAGTCATGGAAGAACATGCGGAGGAGAGAAGCTCCCATGCGGGGCTCGCTGTTAACAGCTTGCCGCGTTGCATTACGCACAATGGTTTGAAGATTACGGCATGTGGTTGCGTAAAAGTTGGCTGAGAGCTGCGCATTGGCACTGCAAACAAGGTAAGACATCACAACAAGGAGGGTAAAGGTGGCCATTAGGTTAAAATTGGAACTGAAGCTACTGTGCCGGCGGAAGCTAGGTAGCTCTGGCTTAAAATCTGAGATGAGAGCTTTGCTTTGGCCCAAAgttcacattatatatatatagctagaaGAGACTAGTAATGACCTTGCATGAGAGAGAGACGGTTAAAGCAATATGAAACTTTTACGTTGGAGTACCTTTGGAGTTCAAATTTTCTGGAAGGGTGAAAATGACAATGAGACAGAAAACAGGTACATCGTGTTGTGTAGCCAGGTCTACCATGGGCTTCCAGTTAGtgcagagagggagagaaagagaaggagagagagagagagagagagtaaagttATAATGAGGTTCATGCAGGGTAGCTTACTTTTGTGAGTGAGGATTTAGATCTACGGCTGGGAATCGACAGAGTTGCCAGAGAAAAAGTCCAAGAAAAAAGGCAAGCCAGTTGACTTGATCGCTCATTAAAATTCAAATGTATAAGCAAGCATTTAACCCAGAACAAATCAAATAAGATTCACTCTAGTTAGTTCTTATCCCACTCTCTTGAATTTGAACGGTTTTATTACATTTTAACTAATTTAAGAGGTTAACTCAGACGCTCTCTTATGTAGTGGAGTGTTCCTTATATCTGGCATATCTTTATTGGTTGGTCGTCTTATAAGTTGGTTGCTTCATTGGTTTCTATAGCGC
This region includes:
- the LOC131148207 gene encoding peroxidase P7-like, whose translation is MNLIITLLSLSLSLLLFLSLSALTGSPCKALISDFKPELPSFRRHSSFSSNFNLMATFTLLVVMSYLVCSANAQLSANFYATTCRNLQTIVRNATRQAVNSEPRMGASLLRMFFHDCFVNGCDGSILLDDTATLPGEKNALPNKNSVRGYEVIDDIKAQVEKACPATVSCADILALAARDGVVALGGPSWTVQLGRRDATIANLTGANTDLPSPFADVPTLISMFQAKGLNTRDMIALSGAHTIGLVRCVLFRNRIYNETNIDPNFAAIRKASCPANQGNGDDNLAPLDVQTSAQPFDNLYYQNLLLGRGLLHSDQVLFSNGSIASTGLQVLAYSASNVAFFRDFGAAMVKMSNISPLIGTSGEIRRNCKMVN